TCTTTCGGAAAGTCCGCGAGATTGGCCGTGACAATCACACTGGCACCCGCACGGATTGCAGCGGCGAGGACGTGTCTGTCGTCCGGGTCGGGAAGAGTTAGCGCTCCGATGAGGTCTTCGTAATCCGTGACCAGGCAATCTCTGACATGGGCATTCATAAGGTCGCGGATACGTTCGACTTGGGCTTGAGCGATGTCCGGATAGTCCTTCCGAACGTTTCGCATCCATTCTTCGTGGATAGCGTTGGTCCACTTGGCACGGAATAAGCCCGTGAGCGCCAAGTACATGAGCAGGCTCCGGAGCGGAGCCGGGTAGAGGACGCTGGCGTCGTAAACAACGGTGAGTTGGTTCACTGTCAGTAGCCCATGCCACCGAGTTCCTGATCGAGGGCGGACAGCTCTTCCAAGACCTTCAGCCGCTCCTCGTCATCCTTCTGTTTGTAGGCCATTAGGTCATCGAAGCGAATGCGGCGGTGCTTGCCGACCATGCGGTAGGGGATTTTGCCTTCGTCAAGCAACTTGATCAGATACGGCCGGGAGACGAGGAGCAAGTCGGCGGCTTGCTGCGTGGTCAGCTCGACATGGGTGGGGATCAGCGTCACGGGATTGCCTTTGGCCATCTGGCTCAGGATGTCCGCGAGCAGTCGAAGGATCGACAGCGGCAGCGTGACGGTCTCTTCCGGCTTGTCGGTCGGCTGGATGCGGAAGCGGACGTTCTTCTTCCTCCCCTGGAGCAGCTTGGCGAGCTGCTGGCTGGCTTCCTGGGCCAGCCGCGTGTCCTCCGGTGTCGGGGTGATGGTCGCAGGAAATGCGCCGAGCATGACCGTCATCTTTGTGGCTCCTCCCGTTTCTCTCTTCCCACCCTGCATTCTATCGGCTCATCGCAATAATCGCAATCAACGAAGCCATCGCCAGGGGCCAGAAACCTCGGAGAAAGCATACCGCAGCCGGTGATTTGACCGGATGGAACCGAGTCGACGGGAAGCGGTGGGGTTCTTTCCCAGAGAAGAGAGTGGCCGACTGCCGCGGACAAACGAAAAGGCAAAAAAGACAGCCGGACCGATGTCAGCAGAAGGACGCTGCCCACCTTCCACTGGATCAGTCCGGCCTGTCGCTCCCACATGAGAGGCGACGCTGCCAAACGCCCCTCGCTAGATACGATGCGCGCCGCCGCCGGTTTATTGTCCCGTTGTCGGAAAATTTTTTGGTCCCGTTCCCGAACACCTCTGGCTACGTTATGGCTCGCCGCTCTTTCGCTTCACTTTTGCCCGGCAAGGTTTGCAGCCCCCGCCCTTTTTGATCCGCCGGAATCTCCCCGCTCTTCGCCCTCCTTATAGAGTGGCAGAAAGCGGATAGGGCGGTGGATGGTGCGGGTTTCCCTGCCTGCTGCCGCCTTGGGAGGTTCCCCAGGCACCACGGGGCGAAGGGCCGCTGGGGAAAAGAGGGAGCGCGGCGGAGGGGAGGTAGAAACCTGGACCAGGTAGAAACCTGGACCCCAGGAAAGGCAGCGGACGGCAGGACGAATCTCCGGGGTCCCAACCGGCCCTGGGGAGGCTGATACTGGGGCCATTTTAGCGAGGAGGACAGAGCGATGCGTGCGATCCAGCGGGAGCAGGGTGTGTGGAGTCGGCGTGAGGTGGTGGGAGCCGGGTTGGCCGCCGCGATCGGGGGAGTGAGGCTCGCCGCTGTCCAGGCGGCGAACGACCCGCCGGCCCAGGAGGCGCCAGTCCGCTTCCGCCTGGGCCTGGTCACCTACAACGTGGCCAAGGACTGGGATTTGCCCACGGTGCTGCGCGTCTGCCAGGAAGTTGGGATCGCCGCGGTGGAGTGCCGGACGACCCACAAGCATGGCGTGGAACCGTCCTTGACCGCCCCCCAACGCCAGGAGGTGAAAAAACGCTTCGCGGATGCCGGGATCATTTTCTGGGGTTGCGGCACGGTGTGCGAGTTCCACGCGGCGGACCCCGCAGTGGTGCGGAAGAACATCGAGGAATGCAAGCGGTTCATCGACCTGGTTCGGGACCTGGGCGGCAAGGGGGTCAAGGTGCGTCCCAACGGCGTGCCCAAAGGCGTGGAACCGGCCCGGACCTTCGAGCAGATCGGCAAGGCCCTCATCGAGTGCGGCAAGGCCGCCGCCGACGCTGGCGTGGAAATCTGGGTCGAAGTCCACGGTGCCGTCACGCAAATCCCCCAGAACATGCGCACCATCATGGAACATTGCCAGCATCCGGCGGTGGGGGTCTGCTGGAACTCCAACCCCACGGATGTCAACCGCGGGTCCGTGGCGGAGGCCTTCGCCCTCTTGAAGCCCTACCTCAAATCCTGCCACATCAACGACCTGGACAATGACGCCCGCGGCACTTACCCCTACCGCGAACTCTTCCGCCTCCTCCGCCAGTGCGGTTACGACCGCTTCACCCTCTGCGAAGTGGGCCGAGCTTATCCCGATGTCGCCGAAGGAACCGCCTTCCTGAAGCGGTACAAGGAGCAGTGGCAACGCTTAGTCCAGGGATGAGGCCGCTGCTAGTCTTCGACCGCGCCACTTCCCCTCCATGCGTTTTGTCCCCCCGACTGAGTTAGTCCCGATTGAGTCATTCCCTCCGGCGGAGCCGGCCCCTCCTGGCTAAGTCATTCTCTCCGGCGGAGTTGGCTGGAGATCGGCCCGCGCCTCCCTTTTCCCCTCCTGTTTCCCTCCTTTTCCGGCGAGCGGAAAGACGCTTTTTCCAGCGGATGGCCGGCTTCCTACGGACATTGCCGGAGGCGGGGGAGTTCGGGGACAATCTTGGGCGTATGGCACGGTGCCTTGAGACAAGGCGGAACTTACCCGCGAGGGGCGAACGGACGGAATCCGGCCGCTGGGGCGGCAGAGAGGAGGCGAAAATGGCGGTGCTCACCAATCACCAACTGGCGGAACTATTGCGGGCACGTGCTCAGCATTTGGCGCAGGAGGGGGCCAACGTGTATCGGGTCCGGGCGTTGCGGCGGGCGGCTCTGGTGCTGCTCGGTCTGCCGTGGGAAGCCGCCGAGCTGGCCACCCCCCAGGGACGCAAGGTGCTGGAACGCATCCCTGGCATCGGGCGGGGCATTGCACGCACCCTCTGCGAATGGGTCCGCCGGGCGCACCAGGAAGCGGAAAGCGCTTCCGTTCCGGTGCCTTGTGGGGAAGCTTCTTCCTTTCCCAGCTTTCCCAGGCAGCAAGGAGAAGGTTCCTCCCTCCCGGTGCGGCTAGGGGAAGGTTCTGCCCTGGCGGCCCAGCCCGATGTCGGCAGCCTGTCAGCCGCGGTGGAGAGGAGCGGGAGCGAGACCCAGCCCGTAGGTTGAGGCATGGTCCCGGCCCAGGAGCGGCCCCCTTTCCCGACCCAGGAGCGGCTCACGGAATACCCCGGATGCTTTGCTAGCGCACTGTCAGGATGGAGCGGACTTCAGGGGGGAGGGGGCAAACGGCCCGCGGGGGGTGTAGGCGTGGAGGTAGGCGTTGTCGGAGAAAGCCGCGATGGACGCTTGGGCGAGGTGGAGGGCGTCCGACATGAATCGGGCGGCGCGGCCCTGGAGGGGGACTCGGCCCGTGGCCAGCAGCAGAGGAGCGAGGTACACATGCCATTCATCGATGGCATCGGCCTGCCAGAAGGAGGAGAACAAGGTTGGGCCTCCTTCCACGAGGACGTGGGTGCATCCGCGCCGGCCGAGGTCGTCCAGCAGAGCGGAGATGGAGAGCCGGGGAGCGGAAGGATCGGCGGGGGATTGCAGCGGCAGGGGGACGATTTCGACGCCGGCCGCTTGCCAGGCGGCGAGGCGGGGCACGGCTTCGGCGGTGGTGTAAACCAGGGTGGGCACTTCGCGGGCGGTGCGCAGGAGCTTGGCCTCCGAGGGCAACTGTCCGCTGGCCGACACCACCACTCGCCGCGGCTTGCGCGGTGTGGGCAGTTGGGGGATGAGCAGCGGATCATCAACGCGCACCGTCTTCGCCCCCACAATGATGGCATCCATCACGCCGCGCAACTTATGCACGTGGTACCGGGAGGCCTCGTTGCTGATCCAGTACGAGTGCCCACTGTCACTGGCCAGACACCCATCCAGACTCATGGCCCATTTGGCATGCACCCAGGGCTGGCCGGTGGCGACGCGCTTCAGGTAGGCGGCATTGAGGCGGCGGGCTTCGACTTCTCCCACACCGACAATCACCTCGACCCCGGCCTCACGCAGGCGCTGAAACCCTCTCCCCGCCACCGCGGGAAAGGGATCGGTCATAGCGGCCACCACCCGGCGAATCCCGGCGGCCAGGATCGCTTCGGTGCACGGCGGCGTCTTGCCGTGGTGACAGCACGGCTCCAGCGTCACGATCAGCGTCCCGCCGCGGGCGCGCTCCCCAGCTATCTCCAAGGCTATGATCTCGGCATGCGGACCGCCGTACTCCTTATGGCAGCCCGACGCTATATAGCGCCCCTCGGCGTCCAGGATCACGGCCCCGACCAGCGGATTCGGCTCCACCCTGCCGCGCCCCCCGCCCGCCACCCGCAGGGCCTCTTTCATAGGCTCCAAGTAACGATCGGGAGAATCCATCGGACTATACCCTGCGTATTGGCTCAGCCCACCTGCCGCTACCGAAAATCGAACCCCACGATGAAAGTATGGCCAACTTGCAACGGTAATAATTATACCTCGCGGACAGGAAACCTGTCCCACACGCCTCCGGTCTCGGCGCTGGGAAAGCCGCAGGAAACGGCGACTCATGCCGGCCAGCGGTGCCAAACGTGCCAGGAAAGCAGGCGCTGGTTGTGACGTGCCGCAGTCACTCGAATTTCTGCCAGAAGGTGGATTTTCCGCTGACTGTATACTAACAGTACCGGGAATGCCGATAACGGAGAGAAATCGGACTGGAGTGAGGGGACGGAGCAGAAGAAGCCACGAATAATAAGGGCAAGACCAGCGGAAAGGTCTTGGCCGGATCGTTTGACTTGGAGAAGTGGTGACGAGTGATGATGGAATTGCGTGAAGCGCGGCCCATTGCCCGAATGCTCGCCGGGTTGAGCGAACCAACCCGTTTGATGATCGCCTTGTGCCTTTTGGAACGGCCGCATTACGTGGGCGAGTTGTCCGAAATCCTGAAGATGCCGATGGTGAATGTGTCGCATCATTTGGGGGTCCTCAAGCAAGCCGGTCTGGTGGAGGATACGCGGGAAGGGCGCCGGGTGCTCTACCGCCTGCGGGAGGGAGTTCTGGATGCGGCCAGCGGACCGGACACCCACGTGGTGCTCAACCTTGGTCCGTATCGCCTGTGGATCACGGAACCTCCGCCTGTGCAACCGGTGAATTGGCAGCAGGGGCGCAAGCGGGGCCGGCCCCGGCGGCATAAACGCTCTCACTAAGCCGGCGGTCGCTACAATGACGCAATGCTGGCTCCTGCACCTCCGCCTGCCCCTTCTGCCTCCCTGAGCCGGGCCGTCCTGCATCTGGCGCTCCCGGCCCTGTTCCAGCAATACTTGCACCTGCTGGTCCGCCTGTCCGATCAGTTCCTGGCCGACCGCTTCCCCCTGAGCGATCCTGCCGGGCGGCCCTACTACCTCGCCGCCTTGACCACCGCCGGGTACATCTACTGGTTCATCTCCAGCTACACGGTCCTGGTGAGTGTGGGAGCAACGGCGCTGGTGGCGCGGGCCATCGGAGCACGGGATCACCGGCTGGCCTGGCAGGTAACCGCTCAAGCGGTGCTGCTGGCGGGCGTCTTCGGTAGCGTGGGAACCGTCGCGGGGCTGGCCGGTTTGCCCCACCTTTTGCACCTGTTGCAGCTCGAAGCGGCGGCGGTGCGCTTCGCCCTGGAGTTCCTCACGCCTTTAGCCCTGCTCCTGCCCTTCCAGATGATGGAGACGGCCTGCACCGCCTGCCTGGCCGGCGCGGGGGATACCCGGACTGGTCTGCACGTCCTCGGCGGCGTCGCCCTGCTGAATCTCCCCCTGGCCTGGCTCTTGTGTTTCGGCATTCCTCCGCTGGTCCCCGGCCTGGGATTTGCCGGCATCGCCTGGGGAACCGGCCTGGCGCATACCCTCGGCTGTTTCATCCTGCTGCGGCTCTTGCGGCAGGGGCGCTCCGGCCTGCGCCTTCAGGGGCAGGATCTCTGGCCGAATGGCTCGCTCATCCGGCGGCTGCTGCGCGTCAGCGTCCCGGCAGCGGTGGATAGCCTATCGATGGCCGTCTGCCAGTTCTGGTTCCTCAGCGTGGTCAACCGGCTCGGAGCGACGGCGGCGGCAGCTCACGGCATCGCCTTGCAGTGGGAAGCTTTGGCCTATCTCGCCGGGGGAGCATTCGGCACGGCGGCGATGGCCCTGGTCGGGCAGAACCTGGGGGCGCGCCAGCCGCAGCGGGCAAGCCGGGCCGCCTGGATCGCTTGGGGGCAAGGGGCGGCCGTCATGTGCGGCATGGGGCTGGTCTTCGTCCTGGCTGCGAAGCCGATGTTCCGGCTCTTCTGTCACGAAGCGGATACGCAAGCAGTGGTCCAGGCGGGCGTCCCCGTCTTGCAACTTATCTCGCTGGCCATGCCGGCCCTGGCGGCGCAGATCATCTTCACCGCGGCCCTGCGCGGCGCCGGCGATGTCCGCGTGCCGGTCCTCATCACCTGGTTCGGCTTCCTCGGCATCCGCTTGCCATTGGCTCATTTCCTCGCTTGGCCGGAAATCCCTCTCGGTGCGGACCTCCGCCTGCCCGCCCTGGGCCTGGGACTGCGCGGCGCCTGGATCGCTATGGTCCTTGACCTGTGGGTCCGCGGTCTGCTCCTGACCTGGCGCTTCGTGGCCGGCCGCTGGCGCCACATCGAAGTCTGAGCCTTCGCGGAGACGCTTTGGACACCGGCCTGTCATTCCCTCCCCCCCTTCTCTCGCAAGCTCGGCCTTCCGCTTTCCAGGATGCCCTCCCTTCCGCCCTCTCAGGCTCGGCATACTGTGGGAAAACCCAGGCTAGACGCTTCCGCCGCTCTGCAGTACGTTGGGAGAAGAGCATCGCTTGTGGACGAAATGCCGGTCCAGAGGAACTGGAGAACAAGGCGGAACCCCAGGGGCGAGGAGGCTCAGCGATGTCAGGTGAGAGGCGCAGGCGAGTTTTTCCCCCTCTTTTCCGTGGGCGAGGCAGGTGGCTTCCCCTCCTGCTGCTGTTTTGGCTCCTGGCCCCGCAGCCGCTGCCGTCGAGCATGGCGCAAACTCCTCCGCCGCAGAAGCCAACCCCGCCGGCCCCCCCATCGGAGCCGCCTCAGTCTCCGCCGCAGAAATACTGCCCGGTCATGACCAGCGAGGAAGTCGATCCTGAAACTTCGCCGCGGGTGATGTACGAAGGAGTGCCGATCTACTTGTGCTGCGATCAGTGTGTCAGTAAGTTCCGGCGCGATCCGGCAGCCTATCTCGACTCGGAGATTGTCCCGGCCCTGCGTGGCAAAAAACTGCCTCCGCGTGGTCTGGAACAGGTCTATTGCCCCGTGCTGCGGGACCGCAAAGTTTCGGCGAAAGACCCCTTCACGATCTACCAGGGGGTCAAGGTGTATTTCTACAACGATCTCGCCCGGCAACGCTTCGAGAAGGAGCCGCAGCGCTACGCCGATCCTGCCATCCTGCCCCAGTTGAAGAAGGCCAAACCGCCATCGTAGCCCTGGCGCAGAGCTTGTCAGACCGCGGAACCTCACGCCCGGCACTGGGCGGCAAGACTCAGGCGGGGTGATAACTTTCTGCACCCTGTTTCCTCTGTGCCCCGTTTCCTGGCGGCGGGAAGAGTCATAAACTGTCTGCACTTTCCTGCCCTGGGCCGAGGCAGCCTGCTCTTCGGCCCTCCCCTGTCTCTGGAGGTGGAGTGATGCATCGCAGTGTGGGACTGACGGCGGCTGGTGTCCTTCTGATGGCAGCAATGTTTGCGTCCGCGCCGCGGGGAGAAGCGACCGCACCCGCAGCGGATACCCGGCTGTATGAACTGCGGGTGTACTATGCCGCACCTGGCAAGCTGGAGGCCCTCCATGCCCGCTTCCGCAATCACACCCTGAAGCTCTTCGAGAAGCACGGGCTGAGCAACGGCGGCTACTTCGTCCCCGCCGGCGACAACCCCCAGCGCAAACTGGTGTACTGGATCACGGCACCCAGCAAAGCGGCACGGGACAAGAGCTTCGCCGACTTCCTCCAGGACCCCCAGTGGAAAGCCGTCGTGGCGGAAACCGAAAAGGACGGCAAGCTGGTCGAACGGATTGAGTCCACCTTCCTGCAACTGACCGATTACTCCCCGCCGGTGAAACTGGAACGGGCCGATCCGCCCCGCGTCTTCGAGCTGCGCACCTATACTGCCACGCCCGGCAACCTCGGCGCTTTGAATGATCGCTTCCGCAATCACACGCTCAAGCTGTTCACCCGTCACGGCATCACCAACATCGCCTACTGGAACCTCCTGCCGGACCAGCCGAAAGCGGACCGGATGCTGATTTACCTGCTGGCCCACAAGAGCATCGAGGCGGCGCGGAAATCGTTTGAGGCCTTCCGCAACGACCCGGACTGGATCGCCGCCCGCAAGGCCAGTGAAGAAAAGGCCGGCGGCAGCCTGACCGAACCCAAGGGGGGCGTCGTGAGCGAATTCCTGCTCCCCACGGACTACTCCCCCTTGCGCTGAAGCTCTCCCTGGCGCTGAGAGGTGAAAGAAGGCAGGCACGCCCCGGCCGCGGATCCGGAAGCGCACGCCGGCAGGAGAGGCGGCACAGGACGTGGAGAAGAAACGGTCACACCGCCTCGACCGCCGGGAGGAGATGCACCTATGGCCGAGTATCGTATCGAAACCGACACCATGGGGCCAATTCGGGTCCCTGCTGACCGGTATTTCGGGGCGCAAACCGCCCGCTCGCTGGTCCACTTCGCCATCGGGATCGAGGTGATGCCCCGGCCCGTGATCCGGGCTTTCGGCATTCTCAAAAAGGCGGCGGCCTTGGTCAATCGTGAACTGGGACTGCTGCCGGAGGACAAATGCGCCTGGATCGTTCAGGCCGCGGATGAGGTGATCGCCGGCCAGCTCGACGAGCACTTCCCCCTGCGCGTGTGGCAGACCGGCAGCGGCACCCAGACGAACATGAACGTCAACGAGGTGATTGCCAACCGGGCCATCGTCCTCGCCGGCGGCACGCCGGGCAGCAAAAAGCCGATCCATCCCAACGACGACGTCAACATGTCGCAGTCGTCCAATGATACCTTCCCGACCGCGATGCATATTGCCGCCGCCACGGAGGTCCGGCAGCGCCTCCTGCCCGCCGTCACGGCCTTGCGCGACACGCTGGCGGCCAAATCCCAGGAGTTCGCCGACATTGTCAAAATCGGCCGCACCCATCTCATGGATGCCGTCCCGCTGACGCTCGGCCAGGAGTTCAGCGGTTATGTGGCCCAGATCGACTACGGCCTTCAGGCCATCCAGGCGGCGCTGCCTCCGGTGTACGAGCTGGCCCTGGGAGGAACCGCCGTCGGCACCGGCCTCAATGCCCATCCGCAGTTTGCCGAGCGGGTCGCCCGGAAGATCGCCGAATTGACAGGCTTGCCCTTTGTCAGCGCGCCGAACAAGTTCCAGGCCCTGGCCGGTCACGAACCGCTGGCTAGCCTCGCCGGCGCGTTGCAGACCCTGGCCGCTGGCCTGATGAAGATCGCCAACGACATCCGCTGGCTCGCCTCCGGACCCCGCTGCGGACTCGCCGAAATCACCATCCCGGAAAACGAACCCGGCTCCTCCATCATGCCCGGCAAGGTCAATCCCACCCAGTCCGAAGCCATGACCATGGTCTGCATCCAGGTCATGGCCAACACGACCGCCGTGGCTTTCGCCGCCAGTCAGGGCAATTTTGAACTCAACGTCTTCAAACCCCTCATCATTTACAACATTCTCCAATCGATCCGCTTGCTCGCTGATGCCTGCCGAAGTTTCCGGGAACACTGCGCTGCCGACATGCCGGAGCTGGACTACCAGGCCCTGGAATACGCCGTTCATCCGGAGACGGGCCGCCTGGAAGTCGATGCCAGCAAGCTGCGCCCCAAGGCCGGCGCTCCGCTGCGGCCAGGGATCACGCCCAATCGTGAGCGCATCCGCCGCTACCTGAACGAATCCCTCATGCTGGTGACGGCCCTCAATCGTTACATCGGCTACGACGCCGCGGCCAAGATCGCCAAAGCAGCCCACGCCAACGGGACCACGCTGCGGGAAGAAGCCATCCGCCTGGCGCCGCCGCTCAAAGACGGCTCCGGCGTCCTGACCGCCGAAATTTTCGACCGCATCGTCCGGCCCGAAAAGATGGTCGGACCGGGGTTGGAATAAGCCGACGCAACTCCCAGCGAACCGACTTAAGGACGCGATCCCGCACCCCGCCGCCCTCCCTCCGGCCCACGGAGGCGGTCCGAGCGCCCCGTCCTCTTTTTTCAAGCCATCCGCCAGGATTCCCCCCCTTTTCC
This window of the Thermogemmata fonticola genome carries:
- a CDS encoding NIPSNAP family protein; this translates as MHRSVGLTAAGVLLMAAMFASAPRGEATAPAADTRLYELRVYYAAPGKLEALHARFRNHTLKLFEKHGLSNGGYFVPAGDNPQRKLVYWITAPSKAARDKSFADFLQDPQWKAVVAETEKDGKLVERIESTFLQLTDYSPPVKLERADPPRVFELRTYTATPGNLGALNDRFRNHTLKLFTRHGITNIAYWNLLPDQPKADRMLIYLLAHKSIEAARKSFEAFRNDPDWIAARKASEEKAGGSLTEPKGGVVSEFLLPTDYSPLR
- a CDS encoding MATE family efflux transporter; amino-acid sequence: MLAPAPPPAPSASLSRAVLHLALPALFQQYLHLLVRLSDQFLADRFPLSDPAGRPYYLAALTTAGYIYWFISSYTVLVSVGATALVARAIGARDHRLAWQVTAQAVLLAGVFGSVGTVAGLAGLPHLLHLLQLEAAAVRFALEFLTPLALLLPFQMMETACTACLAGAGDTRTGLHVLGGVALLNLPLAWLLCFGIPPLVPGLGFAGIAWGTGLAHTLGCFILLRLLRQGRSGLRLQGQDLWPNGSLIRRLLRVSVPAAVDSLSMAVCQFWFLSVVNRLGATAAAAHGIALQWEALAYLAGGAFGTAAMALVGQNLGARQPQRASRAAWIAWGQGAAVMCGMGLVFVLAAKPMFRLFCHEADTQAVVQAGVPVLQLISLAMPALAAQIIFTAALRGAGDVRVPVLITWFGFLGIRLPLAHFLAWPEIPLGADLRLPALGLGLRGAWIAMVLDLWVRGLLLTWRFVAGRWRHIEV
- a CDS encoding ArsR/SmtB family transcription factor; amino-acid sequence: MMELREARPIARMLAGLSEPTRLMIALCLLERPHYVGELSEILKMPMVNVSHHLGVLKQAGLVEDTREGRRVLYRLREGVLDAASGPDTHVVLNLGPYRLWITEPPPVQPVNWQQGRKRGRPRRHKRSH
- a CDS encoding helix-hairpin-helix domain-containing protein → MAVLTNHQLAELLRARAQHLAQEGANVYRVRALRRAALVLLGLPWEAAELATPQGRKVLERIPGIGRGIARTLCEWVRRAHQEAESASVPVPCGEASSFPSFPRQQGEGSSLPVRLGEGSALAAQPDVGSLSAAVERSGSETQPVG
- the ribD gene encoding bifunctional diaminohydroxyphosphoribosylaminopyrimidine deaminase/5-amino-6-(5-phosphoribosylamino)uracil reductase RibD; translation: MDSPDRYLEPMKEALRVAGGGRGRVEPNPLVGAVILDAEGRYIASGCHKEYGGPHAEIIALEIAGERARGGTLIVTLEPCCHHGKTPPCTEAILAAGIRRVVAAMTDPFPAVAGRGFQRLREAGVEVIVGVGEVEARRLNAAYLKRVATGQPWVHAKWAMSLDGCLASDSGHSYWISNEASRYHVHKLRGVMDAIIVGAKTVRVDDPLLIPQLPTPRKPRRVVVSASGQLPSEAKLLRTAREVPTLVYTTAEAVPRLAAWQAAGVEIVPLPLQSPADPSAPRLSISALLDDLGRRGCTHVLVEGGPTLFSSFWQADAIDEWHVYLAPLLLATGRVPLQGRAARFMSDALHLAQASIAAFSDNAYLHAYTPRGPFAPSPLKSAPS
- a CDS encoding sugar phosphate isomerase/epimerase family protein, giving the protein MRAIQREQGVWSRREVVGAGLAAAIGGVRLAAVQAANDPPAQEAPVRFRLGLVTYNVAKDWDLPTVLRVCQEVGIAAVECRTTHKHGVEPSLTAPQRQEVKKRFADAGIIFWGCGTVCEFHAADPAVVRKNIEECKRFIDLVRDLGGKGVKVRPNGVPKGVEPARTFEQIGKALIECGKAAADAGVEIWVEVHGAVTQIPQNMRTIMEHCQHPAVGVCWNSNPTDVNRGSVAEAFALLKPYLKSCHINDLDNDARGTYPYRELFRLLRQCGYDRFTLCEVGRAYPDVAEGTAFLKRYKEQWQRLVQG
- a CDS encoding helix-turn-helix domain-containing protein; translation: MTVMLGAFPATITPTPEDTRLAQEASQQLAKLLQGRKKNVRFRIQPTDKPEETVTLPLSILRLLADILSQMAKGNPVTLIPTHVELTTQQAADLLLVSRPYLIKLLDEGKIPYRMVGKHRRIRFDDLMAYKQKDDEERLKVLEELSALDQELGGMGY
- the fumC gene encoding class II fumarate hydratase yields the protein MAEYRIETDTMGPIRVPADRYFGAQTARSLVHFAIGIEVMPRPVIRAFGILKKAAALVNRELGLLPEDKCAWIVQAADEVIAGQLDEHFPLRVWQTGSGTQTNMNVNEVIANRAIVLAGGTPGSKKPIHPNDDVNMSQSSNDTFPTAMHIAAATEVRQRLLPAVTALRDTLAAKSQEFADIVKIGRTHLMDAVPLTLGQEFSGYVAQIDYGLQAIQAALPPVYELALGGTAVGTGLNAHPQFAERVARKIAELTGLPFVSAPNKFQALAGHEPLASLAGALQTLAAGLMKIANDIRWLASGPRCGLAEITIPENEPGSSIMPGKVNPTQSEAMTMVCIQVMANTTAVAFAASQGNFELNVFKPLIIYNILQSIRLLADACRSFREHCAADMPELDYQALEYAVHPETGRLEVDASKLRPKAGAPLRPGITPNRERIRRYLNESLMLVTALNRYIGYDAAAKIAKAAHANGTTLREEAIRLAPPLKDGSGVLTAEIFDRIVRPEKMVGPGLE
- a CDS encoding PIN domain-containing protein, with translation MNQLTVVYDASVLYPAPLRSLLMYLALTGLFRAKWTNAIHEEWMRNVRKDYPDIAQAQVERIRDLMNAHVRDCLVTDYEDLIGALTLPDPDDRHVLAAAIRAGASVIVTANLADFPKETLAKYGIEAQHPDEFILYLLDLAPHLVCSAAKKQRESLKNPPLTVEQYLKSLERQGLGQTVSALRQYVEFL